One window of the Capnocytophaga haemolytica genome contains the following:
- a CDS encoding RagB/SusD family nutrient uptake outer membrane protein, with amino-acid sequence MKIVRNIIAIIGVTLLLNSCYSLDQEPYGRFAEPNSFKDEKDALFWRNGMYNYMRNRVYGLPMYMTDVQADMLNLRSPETHPLAGIHGWNDFTSTNNNVSSVWTAMYLGIRNINSALEGFNKIPQQTTAIEQYRGELYLGRAYYQTYLVTHFCKAYNPSTANTDLGLALFDDVLFKQFPSRSSLEVTYNKILDDIAKAENILSGTATTTKNYTTIKYFNVDAVKALKARVLLYKQDWANAYAVSSTLIEGTRAKYPLITTKEQLTSEWHTDGSKESITQFAGYVDEPLSGANDIYLSYNKSMLNYSASFLPTKSAIDLYGANDIRKDVYFIEGNISGVRGVKGILVNKYADNELFKTNANTPSYLHQPKIFRIAEQYLIAAEAAYKNGDETNAKKYLNELREARGYGANSVTSTGNDLYTEIKDERTRELAFEGFRLYDLQRWQQDVVRGTPQSLRLINSNNPSLTYQLNRPYTDFKIVWPLSPKDIEGEEGRLQQNPGW; translated from the coding sequence ATGAAAATAGTTAGAAATATCATAGCGATTATAGGAGTTACCTTACTACTGAACAGCTGTTATAGTTTAGACCAAGAGCCTTATGGAAGGTTTGCTGAACCCAACTCATTTAAAGATGAGAAAGACGCTCTTTTTTGGCGCAATGGGATGTATAACTATATGCGTAATAGGGTATATGGACTACCAATGTATATGACAGATGTACAAGCGGATATGCTCAATCTCAGATCACCAGAAACACATCCTTTAGCTGGTATACACGGCTGGAACGATTTTACATCAACAAATAACAATGTTTCATCAGTTTGGACAGCAATGTATTTGGGGATTCGTAATATCAACTCGGCATTAGAGGGCTTTAATAAGATTCCTCAGCAAACAACAGCTATTGAGCAGTATAGAGGAGAATTATACTTAGGGCGTGCTTATTATCAGACCTATTTAGTTACCCACTTTTGCAAGGCGTACAACCCATCCACTGCTAACACAGATTTGGGTTTGGCATTGTTTGATGATGTCCTTTTCAAACAATTTCCTTCCAGAAGTTCGTTGGAAGTCACCTATAACAAGATCCTTGATGATATAGCCAAAGCAGAGAATATCCTTAGTGGTACTGCAACTACAACAAAGAATTACACCACCATAAAATACTTTAATGTGGATGCTGTAAAAGCCCTAAAAGCAAGAGTATTGCTCTACAAGCAAGATTGGGCAAATGCTTATGCAGTATCCTCAACATTGATAGAGGGAACACGGGCAAAATACCCATTGATTACCACTAAAGAGCAATTGACTAGTGAGTGGCATACTGATGGTTCTAAAGAGAGTATTACCCAATTTGCGGGCTATGTAGATGAGCCTCTTTCTGGGGCAAATGATATTTACCTCTCATATAACAAAAGTATGCTAAATTATTCAGCGAGTTTCCTTCCTACGAAAAGTGCGATAGATTTATATGGAGCAAATGATATTCGTAAGGATGTATATTTTATAGAAGGGAATATAAGTGGTGTGCGAGGAGTAAAAGGGATACTTGTAAATAAATATGCAGATAATGAATTGTTTAAGACAAATGCAAATACCCCCTCTTATCTCCACCAACCTAAGATATTTCGTATTGCAGAACAATACCTAATTGCTGCTGAAGCCGCATATAAAAATGGAGATGAGACGAATGCCAAGAAATACCTTAATGAGCTTAGAGAAGCACGCGGCTATGGAGCAAACTCCGTTACCAGCACTGGAAATGATCTTTATACAGAGATCAAAGATGAGCGTACTCGTGAGCTTGCTTTTGAGGGCTTCCGTCTTTACGACCTACAACGTTGGCAGCAAGATGTTGTACGAGGAACCCCTCAATCGCTCCGTTTGATTAATTCAAACAATCCGAGTCTTACCTATCAACTCAATCGTCCGTACACAGATTTTAAAATTGTATGGCCATTATCTCCAAAAGATATAGAAGGTGAAGAAGGTAGGCTCCAGCAAAACCCAGGCTGGTAA
- a CDS encoding SusC/RagA family TonB-linked outer membrane protein produces the protein MTIRFIYTLTLALALVQIALAQTNVITGTVKDAQGQPIFGVFVLIKGTQHGTSTDMDGKYSLSAQVGQTLVFSYLGMKTVERKVGTNTTHLDIVLQDDVQELEGTVVMGYGQKKVASKTVGLAAVVGGKEIKEVPTSNALDALQGKVAGAVITTSSGSPGSSSKITIHGLNTIGGFLGGDDISSPLYVIDGVPVSGSVMVNYNPEDIESITVLKDAASTSIYGSRAANGVIYITTKRGHKNERTTVSINHQLGFSTIANRKFFDNLMSPREYMDFWIDYTSNLADTDQKKMTPELANKILEENPYHTAWDKVYFRNFVPMYRTNVSVSGGGEKVSYYLSASYLDQEGVKYGSGYKRYTLNSNVDADVSSWLKVGANISLSHNDVDDSAMGAATVGSARVLAMPYYRPKDSNGQDKQLIGIESSDPAIINKYKDNTFYHPKYLADTHPGGTQGQEIIPTIYAQLEPIKNLVFKTQVGLQHSVYNSTDSELPSVIIPRPNIHLTRTQSMATRKNFTNTLEYKFSLLNKHYLTALLGQESIENSSQSVSVSSYNQPTDELMMLSKGDNFNVIDTKGVDTFNSFFARVDYEYNNRYFLDVSARRDGSSSFGQNNRYATFWAIGGMWKLSNEAFLKDASWLSDLSLRVSTGSAGNAPSSYSNITQLNMLRYNGSWGYGLDRRSYGIGNPNLRWERQNKTTVGLSGYLFGSTSFNVEYYYRETRDMLFSKQLNTAVGYDSYNTNVGSLRNAGVDVTLSSVVYRNKEHNVSIRPYLNFNYNSQKVLSLYENRDSYLGVVRTIGVMP, from the coding sequence ATGACAATAAGATTTATTTACACACTCACCTTAGCGCTCGCCTTAGTGCAAATAGCCTTAGCTCAAACCAATGTCATCACAGGTACAGTAAAGGACGCTCAAGGGCAGCCTATCTTTGGCGTATTCGTACTTATCAAAGGTACTCAACACGGCACCTCCACTGATATGGACGGTAAGTACAGCCTCAGCGCCCAAGTAGGGCAAACGTTGGTTTTTTCGTATTTAGGGATGAAAACCGTAGAACGTAAAGTAGGAACTAATACTACCCACCTCGACATTGTGCTTCAGGACGACGTGCAAGAACTCGAAGGTACCGTGGTAATGGGCTATGGGCAGAAGAAAGTAGCCAGTAAAACGGTGGGGCTTGCCGCAGTAGTAGGTGGCAAAGAAATAAAAGAAGTACCTACATCTAATGCCCTCGACGCACTACAAGGAAAGGTAGCAGGAGCGGTGATCACTACTTCGAGTGGCTCACCAGGTAGTAGCTCAAAAATCACTATCCACGGGCTTAATACCATAGGAGGCTTCTTAGGAGGTGATGATATATCAAGTCCGTTATATGTGATAGATGGAGTGCCAGTGAGTGGCTCAGTGATGGTAAATTACAACCCAGAGGATATAGAGAGCATCACAGTGCTTAAGGATGCTGCGTCAACCTCTATCTACGGATCACGAGCAGCTAATGGGGTAATCTACATAACCACAAAACGAGGACATAAGAATGAGCGCACAACGGTGAGCATCAATCACCAGTTGGGCTTTTCAACTATTGCTAATAGGAAGTTCTTCGACAACCTGATGTCACCAAGAGAGTATATGGACTTTTGGATTGACTACACTTCAAACTTGGCAGATACTGATCAGAAGAAAATGACCCCTGAGTTGGCAAATAAAATCTTAGAAGAGAACCCTTATCACACCGCTTGGGATAAGGTCTATTTCCGCAACTTTGTGCCAATGTACCGCACCAATGTGTCTGTTTCAGGAGGAGGAGAGAAAGTAAGTTATTACCTTTCTGCCAGCTACCTCGATCAAGAAGGCGTAAAATATGGTTCAGGCTACAAGCGCTACACCCTCAACTCAAATGTAGATGCCGATGTATCAAGTTGGCTTAAAGTTGGGGCTAACATTAGTTTGAGCCATAATGACGTTGACGATAGCGCCATGGGGGCTGCTACCGTAGGCTCGGCAAGAGTGCTTGCGATGCCTTACTATCGTCCTAAAGATAGCAACGGGCAAGATAAGCAACTGATAGGAATAGAAAGTAGTGACCCTGCAATTATAAATAAATACAAGGATAACACATTCTACCACCCTAAATACTTAGCAGATACCCACCCAGGAGGAACACAAGGGCAAGAGATCATCCCTACCATCTACGCACAATTAGAACCTATTAAGAACTTAGTGTTTAAAACACAGGTAGGCTTGCAGCATAGCGTATACAACTCAACTGATAGCGAACTGCCATCGGTGATTATCCCCAGACCCAATATACATCTTACCCGCACACAATCAATGGCTACCCGCAAGAACTTTACGAATACTTTAGAGTATAAGTTCTCATTGCTCAACAAACATTATCTTACAGCATTGCTCGGGCAAGAGTCGATAGAAAATAGCTCTCAATCAGTGTCAGTTAGCTCATACAATCAGCCTACAGACGAGTTGATGATGCTGAGTAAAGGAGATAACTTTAATGTCATAGACACTAAAGGGGTGGATACATTTAATTCATTCTTTGCTCGTGTGGATTATGAGTACAATAATCGCTACTTTTTGGATGTATCGGCACGCCGTGATGGGTCGTCATCATTTGGACAAAACAATCGCTATGCTACCTTTTGGGCTATTGGAGGAATGTGGAAGCTCTCAAATGAGGCTTTCCTAAAAGATGCGTCGTGGCTTTCAGACTTAAGCCTACGTGTGAGTACGGGTAGTGCTGGTAATGCACCGAGCAGCTACTCTAATATCACACAGCTAAATATGCTGCGTTACAATGGCAGTTGGGGCTATGGGCTTGACAGACGTTCGTATGGTATAGGTAACCCCAATTTAAGATGGGAACGCCAAAACAAAACTACGGTTGGGCTTAGCGGCTATCTATTTGGTAGCACTTCCTTTAACGTAGAATACTACTACCGCGAAACCCGTGATATGCTTTTCAGCAAGCAGCTCAACACAGCCGTAGGCTACGATAGCTATAACACCAATGTCGGCAGCTTGCGCAATGCAGGGGTAGATGTTACCCTTTCCTCAGTGGTATACCGCAACAAGGAGCATAATGTGAGTATTCGTCCTTACCTAAACTTCAACTATAACTCGCAGAAGGTGCTTTCGCTCTATGAAAATAGAGATAGCTATCTGGGGGTAGTACGAACAATTGGGGTTATGCCATAG
- a CDS encoding RagB/SusD family nutrient uptake outer membrane protein, which produces MKRIIITLIALVALSSCAKLDQSPYDTVDKNKAFKDIKDAERWVVGMYSTLRDNVYGPKMYLTEVQADFLDLRNQRKRYKYNNQYIWTDFTTSDEYTAAIYKEMNLAIRYINTALERFDEIPLKSDAERVQWQAFKGELLMGRAYYRTYLATHYCVAYDPATADTDLGLQLIDDVAYDVTPQRSSLKETYERILSDISTAETLLASKTGSLGANGFTIDAAKALKARVLLYQQNWSGAYAAAKEVIDSGKYPLLSDADSFAAIWAEDKTDETIMQLTTLYSSAGNELPRGNNDPYIGYAVEINLFTGETEAYSAPEVIPTQALLDKYENTDIRKSVYYKQFTDIGGEGLFGDTAYLVNKYPDYPALRAATDNPTYAHAPKVFRIAELYLIAAEAGANGGGSDGETYFNALRTARGASTTVTYSLATVKEERARELAFEGFRLFDLQRWKEGVVRGTPQLQSLVITDPAAQYSELNIPYRGRNYHKIVWPIPAADISYERGKILQNPGWEIQFTTP; this is translated from the coding sequence ATGAAGAGAATCATAATAACACTCATAGCCCTTGTAGCACTTAGCAGTTGTGCAAAGCTCGATCAAAGCCCTTACGATACTGTCGATAAAAATAAGGCTTTTAAAGATATCAAAGACGCCGAACGCTGGGTGGTGGGGATGTATAGCACCCTCCGCGACAATGTCTATGGTCCTAAGATGTACTTAACAGAGGTGCAAGCCGATTTCTTGGACTTGCGCAACCAGCGCAAACGCTACAAATATAACAACCAGTATATTTGGACAGATTTTACTACCTCAGATGAGTATACAGCCGCTATCTACAAAGAGATGAATCTGGCTATCCGCTACATAAACACAGCCTTAGAACGCTTTGATGAGATACCCTTAAAAAGTGATGCTGAACGCGTACAATGGCAAGCTTTCAAAGGTGAGCTACTAATGGGGAGAGCTTATTACCGCACTTACTTAGCTACACACTATTGCGTAGCCTACGACCCTGCTACTGCCGATACTGACTTAGGACTGCAACTCATCGACGATGTAGCATACGATGTAACCCCTCAGCGCAGTAGCTTAAAGGAAACTTATGAGCGTATCCTTAGCGATATCAGTACGGCTGAAACCCTTTTAGCCAGCAAAACAGGGAGCCTCGGTGCCAATGGTTTTACAATAGATGCTGCCAAAGCTCTCAAAGCACGTGTGTTGCTTTACCAACAGAATTGGTCAGGGGCTTATGCTGCTGCTAAGGAAGTGATTGACTCAGGTAAATATCCTTTGCTGAGCGATGCGGATAGCTTTGCCGCTATTTGGGCTGAAGACAAAACCGATGAGACTATAATGCAGCTCACTACCTTATACTCCAGTGCTGGCAATGAGCTTCCAAGAGGAAACAACGACCCATATATTGGTTATGCAGTCGAAATTAACCTCTTTACAGGTGAAACTGAAGCCTATTCGGCACCTGAAGTCATCCCTACACAAGCTTTGCTGGATAAGTATGAGAATACGGATATCCGAAAGAGTGTTTACTACAAGCAATTTACCGATATAGGGGGCGAAGGCCTCTTTGGTGACACTGCTTACTTAGTGAACAAATACCCCGACTACCCAGCATTAAGAGCTGCTACAGACAACCCTACTTATGCACACGCACCTAAGGTGTTCCGCATTGCAGAACTTTACCTCATTGCAGCAGAAGCAGGGGCTAATGGCGGCGGTAGCGATGGTGAGACCTACTTCAACGCACTGCGCACCGCTCGTGGGGCTAGTACCACAGTTACTTACTCATTAGCTACGGTTAAGGAAGAACGTGCCCGTGAGTTAGCCTTTGAAGGCTTTCGCCTTTTCGACTTACAACGCTGGAAAGAAGGAGTAGTGCGAGGCACACCACAGCTACAAAGTCTCGTTATTACGGATCCTGCAGCACAATACAGTGAGCTCAATATCCCTTATAGAGGCAGAAACTACCATAAGATTGTTTGGCCTATTCCTGCCGCGGATATTAGTTATGAACGCGGGAAAATTCTGCAAAATCCAGGTTGGGAAATACAGTTTACTACACCGTAA
- a CDS encoding outer membrane beta-barrel protein encodes MKNTVKSRTYRDFLPNVSVTFPWDKLNFSLSYARKIRRPAYYQLSDYDTYITSYLYNRGNAELAPQLSSDFNLLTSYKHYALSLQYSLIDDAAYTLYRLSSNPAVVENTLVNARRFETFKAVFTAQGQIGRWMPKLTASLGKQFSHGIFEADNPICTISWENTYMLSKSWIAMGSLEYSTTGNNKNVYRYGSGGGLGLFLIHTMCEGRLTLFGGVIDIFDTYKNKTMEQSPYVSQRNYGDTNMRALRVGVEYKFNPTQSKYKGQGAGGEQKERM; translated from the coding sequence GTGAAGAACACCGTAAAGAGTCGCACCTACCGCGACTTCCTGCCTAATGTGTCAGTAACTTTCCCTTGGGATAAGCTAAACTTCTCGCTCTCGTATGCCCGCAAGATACGCCGTCCTGCTTATTACCAGCTCAGCGACTACGACACTTACATCACCTCCTACCTCTACAACCGCGGCAATGCCGAACTTGCGCCACAGCTCAGCAGCGATTTCAACCTGCTGACCTCCTACAAGCACTACGCGCTTTCACTGCAATACAGCCTTATTGACGATGCAGCCTATACGCTCTACCGCCTCTCATCTAACCCAGCGGTAGTGGAGAATACGCTGGTGAATGCAAGGCGATTTGAGACCTTCAAGGCGGTGTTCACCGCACAGGGGCAGATAGGGCGTTGGATGCCCAAGCTAACCGCCTCTTTGGGTAAGCAGTTTAGCCACGGTATCTTTGAGGCAGATAACCCGATATGCACCATTAGCTGGGAGAATACCTATATGCTCTCTAAGAGTTGGATAGCTATGGGCAGCCTTGAGTACAGCACTACGGGTAATAACAAGAACGTTTACCGCTATGGCTCAGGCGGCGGCTTGGGGCTCTTCCTCATCCACACGATGTGCGAGGGCAGGCTCACCCTCTTCGGCGGAGTGATCGACATCTTTGATACCTACAAGAATAAGACGATGGAACAAAGTCCTTATGTGAGTCAGCGCAACTACGGCGACACCAATATGCGAGCACTGCGCGTTGGGGTAGAATACAAGTTCAACCCCACCCAGAGCAAGTACAAAGGACAAGGGGCAGGTGGAGAACAGAAAGAGCGAATGTAG
- a CDS encoding carboxypeptidase-like regulatory domain-containing protein: MKAKLCMLLTLSVSIAFGQNTIKGTLISPEQKPVDGANVLLLSLPDSTLVKGAISGKDGTFELPIPQTSNPTPQTSLLKVTHLSYRDKYVPNPAGNLGLLTMDAAANELGEVVVKAYRPVLKQEGTRIITNVAQSTLSKLPTAEHLIAFLPGVSRSYTTQEPFLVFGKGAPIFYINNRRIRNVEEVMRISPSEVESVNIETQPGAEFDNSVGAVIYIKLKKKQDDGLSGSLFNAEDVKQGQSVEAGVELNYRKGKTDVFLVTEANLNFATRRNSTEELTVSTPLQQWQVQTSNEAKNNRRGLITHLGLNHELSDKHSVGFKLSARTSPLGGHDRTTQETATYRNALLTVQSANAYDRLYKDYNIDGNVYYDGQLSPNLKMQTDLDYRYAQSDHHTTIEERDLLGGMGPLQMRNLATQSDAELRWGAVKTTFNQSLGKTMLTYGVEASTLGRDDAYADHRGASPAIRNKETQSAGFVSVSFPSL; encoded by the coding sequence ATGAAAGCAAAGTTATGTATGCTGCTGACGCTCTCTGTCAGCATTGCCTTTGGGCAAAATACCATTAAGGGCACGCTTATAAGCCCTGAGCAAAAGCCTGTGGACGGCGCGAATGTGCTCCTCCTATCCCTCCCCGACTCCACTTTGGTCAAAGGAGCCATCTCAGGCAAAGACGGCACTTTTGAGCTGCCTATCCCTCAGACCTCAAATCCCACACCCCAGACCTCTCTTCTTAAAGTTACCCATTTATCCTATCGTGATAAGTACGTACCCAATCCCGCAGGCAACTTAGGCCTCCTCACTATGGACGCCGCTGCCAATGAGCTGGGCGAGGTAGTGGTAAAGGCATATCGCCCTGTGCTGAAGCAAGAAGGCACGCGCATCATCACCAACGTGGCACAATCCACGCTGAGCAAGCTGCCTACCGCCGAGCACCTGATAGCCTTCCTGCCTGGCGTCAGTCGCTCATATACCACACAAGAGCCCTTCCTCGTCTTCGGCAAAGGAGCCCCTATCTTCTACATCAACAACCGCCGCATTCGCAATGTCGAAGAGGTAATGCGTATCTCGCCTAGCGAGGTAGAGAGCGTAAACATCGAAACGCAGCCAGGGGCGGAGTTCGATAACTCCGTTGGTGCGGTGATCTATATCAAGCTGAAGAAGAAACAAGATGATGGACTCAGTGGTTCGCTCTTCAACGCAGAAGACGTCAAGCAAGGACAGTCCGTAGAGGCAGGGGTCGAACTCAATTACCGCAAGGGTAAGACGGATGTTTTCTTGGTAACAGAAGCCAACTTAAACTTCGCCACACGCCGCAATAGCACTGAGGAACTTACCGTCAGCACCCCTTTGCAGCAGTGGCAGGTGCAAACCAGCAACGAGGCAAAGAACAACCGCCGTGGCCTCATCACTCACTTAGGTCTCAACCACGAGCTCAGTGATAAGCATTCTGTAGGTTTTAAGCTCTCGGCAAGGACTTCACCCCTTGGCGGGCACGACCGCACTACTCAAGAGACTGCTACCTATCGCAATGCACTGCTCACCGTACAAAGTGCCAATGCTTACGACCGCCTCTACAAAGATTACAATATTGACGGTAATGTCTATTACGATGGGCAACTCTCCCCTAACTTAAAGATGCAAACCGACCTCGATTACCGCTATGCACAAAGCGACCACCATACCACCATTGAGGAACGCGATCTGCTTGGGGGTATGGGTCCTCTGCAAATGCGCAACCTTGCCACACAGAGCGATGCTGAGTTGCGCTGGGGGGCAGTGAAGACAACTTTCAATCAGTCCTTGGGTAAGACGATGCTCACCTACGGGGTAGAGGCAAGCACCTTAGGGCGCGATGACGCCTACGCCGACCACCGCGGGGCATCGCCTGCTATTCGCAATAAAGAGACGCAATCCGCAGGCTTTGTGAGCGTGTCGTTCCCTTCGCTTTAA
- a CDS encoding NAD(P)H-dependent oxidoreductase: MKTLILLVHPNYGASVANKALLEAFNTGEVTLHNVCEAAKGGKIDVAAEQKLLEAHDRIIFQYPTYWFNVPAFLKQYLDEVFAYGWAYGGGEALKGKEFGIVTTVGQPVTNYSKEVLGFTIEEIVLPMKASISYVKGKFIGLVYLGRDKTFQAFIPEELKKAKEAYRKLAL; this comes from the coding sequence ATGAAGACACTTATTCTTTTGGTGCACCCTAACTATGGGGCGTCGGTGGCTAACAAAGCCTTATTAGAAGCCTTTAACACAGGCGAAGTAACTCTTCACAACGTATGTGAAGCAGCTAAAGGCGGTAAGATCGATGTGGCGGCCGAGCAGAAGCTCTTAGAGGCACACGATCGTATCATCTTTCAGTATCCTACCTATTGGTTCAACGTGCCTGCCTTCCTCAAGCAGTACCTCGACGAGGTGTTTGCTTATGGCTGGGCGTACGGTGGCGGTGAGGCACTTAAAGGCAAGGAGTTCGGTATTGTAACCACAGTAGGGCAGCCTGTAACGAATTACAGTAAGGAGGTTTTAGGCTTTACTATTGAAGAGATTGTACTTCCAATGAAAGCTTCTATAAGCTATGTGAAAGGTAAGTTTATAGGGCTGGTTTATTTAGGAAGGGACAAGACCTTTCAGGCGTTTATTCCTGAGGAACTCAAAAAAGCCAAAGAAGCCTATCGCAAATTGGCACTTTAG
- a CDS encoding NAD(P)/FAD-dependent oxidoreductase, whose product MFDFIIVGGGLAGVTFAHTLERYGRSFCLISDRSQAASLVAAGAYNPVVLKRFTPIWMATEQIHCLHDFYGGVEAKLGTQLLHPMAVLRRFASVEEQNNWFAASDKPVLSEYLSGELVGRVSPYVPAPFGFGQVLHTGRMDVKRYLSLSLQRWGSEGVYHPYRFQYEALSVGKGSVSYKGVEARHIVFCEGCGVSANPFFKALPMAPCKGELLTFCAPELSVEVILKGDGVIYPEGGDCYKIGATYNRDDLSDTITEAGREELIERLKKLITCGYTITAHEAGIRPTVIDRRPLVGHHPVYDNVWILNGLGTRGVLGAPYLAEVLYGAVFEGEAVAREMDIGRFAKRMR is encoded by the coding sequence ATGTTTGATTTTATCATTGTCGGAGGTGGTTTGGCTGGGGTTACGTTCGCTCATACTTTGGAGCGGTACGGAAGGAGTTTTTGCCTTATAAGCGATCGGTCGCAGGCAGCGAGCCTTGTGGCTGCGGGGGCGTATAACCCTGTGGTGCTCAAGCGTTTCACACCGATATGGATGGCGACGGAGCAGATACACTGCTTGCACGATTTTTACGGCGGAGTGGAGGCAAAGCTGGGTACGCAACTGCTGCATCCAATGGCGGTATTACGTAGGTTTGCTTCGGTGGAGGAGCAGAACAACTGGTTTGCCGCTTCGGATAAGCCTGTGCTCTCGGAGTATCTCAGTGGGGAGTTGGTAGGTAGGGTAAGCCCTTATGTGCCTGCACCTTTTGGCTTTGGGCAGGTGCTGCATACGGGGCGTATGGATGTGAAGCGATATCTCTCACTGAGTTTGCAGCGCTGGGGTAGCGAGGGGGTATATCATCCTTATCGGTTTCAGTACGAAGCGCTATCGGTTGGCAAGGGTTCTGTGAGTTACAAAGGTGTTGAGGCGCGACATATTGTGTTCTGCGAGGGTTGTGGGGTGTCTGCTAATCCGTTTTTTAAGGCACTGCCAATGGCGCCTTGCAAGGGCGAGTTGCTCACGTTTTGTGCCCCTGAACTATCGGTGGAGGTTATCTTGAAGGGCGATGGGGTGATTTATCCTGAAGGTGGTGACTGCTACAAGATAGGCGCTACGTATAACCGCGACGACCTGAGTGATACGATCACTGAGGCGGGACGTGAGGAGCTCATAGAGCGACTCAAGAAGCTCATCACTTGTGGGTATACGATTACGGCGCACGAGGCTGGGATACGCCCTACGGTGATCGATAGGCGTCCACTGGTGGGGCATCATCCTGTATATGACAATGTTTGGATACTCAACGGGCTGGGTACGCGTGGGGTGCTGGGAGCGCCGTATCTCGCTGAGGTACTCTACGGGGCGGTATTCGAGGGGGAGGCGGTAGCCCGTGAGATGGATATAGGGCGGTTTGCTAAGCGGATGAGATAG
- a CDS encoding acyl-[acyl-carrier-protein] thioesterase gives MDDKCIFSETYKVRSTQMNLNNQLGLYGILGILQDIAAEHAAILGFGYKQLVEKGFFWALIQQKLKMDYWPEWNERIRVSTWSLPPQGVYAFREFEIYSDDRKIGECASTWITLDIASRRPIDLTAEQAMFHPRTEGGLSFKTERIALPEDMHLVNTFPVKVSDLDVNSHVNNVKYTQWALDMMTERNHREFVVNEYDINFLSETFLGDEMEGFKSKGRYLNAEKTLVETYLYAQKIGGAKPAFIAKWIAERL, from the coding sequence ATGGATGATAAGTGTATTTTCTCGGAGACTTACAAAGTGCGTAGTACGCAAATGAACCTAAACAATCAGTTGGGGTTGTACGGTATTTTGGGCATTTTGCAGGATATAGCGGCGGAACACGCTGCTATCTTGGGTTTTGGCTATAAGCAGTTGGTGGAGAAGGGGTTCTTTTGGGCATTGATACAGCAGAAGCTCAAGATGGATTATTGGCCTGAATGGAATGAACGCATCAGGGTAAGCACATGGTCGCTTCCTCCGCAGGGGGTGTATGCTTTTCGCGAGTTTGAGATTTACAGTGACGACAGGAAGATAGGCGAGTGTGCCAGCACGTGGATTACGCTGGACATTGCCTCGCGCCGCCCGATAGACTTGACCGCTGAACAGGCGATGTTTCACCCGCGTACAGAGGGAGGACTATCGTTCAAGACGGAGCGCATAGCCCTGCCTGAAGATATGCACTTGGTGAATACGTTCCCCGTAAAGGTGAGTGACTTAGATGTGAACTCGCACGTGAACAATGTGAAGTATACGCAATGGGCGCTGGATATGATGACTGAGCGCAATCACCGTGAGTTTGTGGTCAATGAGTACGATATTAATTTTCTCTCGGAAACTTTCTTAGGCGATGAGATGGAGGGCTTCAAGAGCAAAGGCAGGTACCTCAATGCTGAAAAGACCTTGGTGGAGACGTACCTCTACGCTCAGAAGATCGGTGGGGCAAAACCTGCGTTCATCGCTAAGTGGATAGCAGAGCGCCTTTAA